In one Halorubrum sp. CBA1229 genomic region, the following are encoded:
- a CDS encoding TrkH family potassium uptake protein, with product MTSNIRVGWRASVGLTGDVLAALPVPLAFPLLIALYYGESPLPFVAAIAVSLALGAAFRSVQDPAEDLGPREAFLAVALIWFLVAAVGAVPFVVAGVGTIAHPVNAMFEAMSGLTTTGATVLRDFSLHSKSVLMWRQVIQWLGGLGILILATAVLSEIGVGGAQLMESESQTQDVNKLTPKISQTAQLIWGIYFGLTGLAIAVYFLLGLAVDPQMDLYNAIAHAFTSVATAGFSPEPDSVGAFHPLIQWAVVPFMVIGSTSFVLIYFAINGEPMRLLKNEEFHFYLGAMGTLASIVAVGLFLDPGITFGAEGTIRHAVFNVASIVTTTGYASTDYVLWAPAAKHMLFMGMFIGGMVGSTTCSIKSLRWLVALKSFRRNLYTAIHPEAVRPVRISGKTVDEGAIRDIYAYLLLSIVIFFLLAIVIVVDAERGNAPVTEFEALGAAATTFLNIGPAFGAAGPYGTFATFPMSTRAVMVVLMWIGRIEIIPVLVLFTKAFWTS from the coding sequence GTGACCAGCAATATCCGGGTCGGCTGGCGGGCGAGCGTCGGGCTCACCGGCGACGTCCTCGCGGCCCTCCCGGTCCCGCTCGCGTTCCCGCTGCTGATCGCCCTCTACTACGGCGAGTCGCCGCTGCCGTTCGTCGCCGCGATCGCCGTCTCGCTCGCGCTCGGCGCGGCGTTCCGGTCGGTGCAGGACCCGGCGGAGGACCTCGGGCCCCGCGAGGCGTTCCTCGCCGTGGCGCTGATCTGGTTCCTCGTCGCCGCGGTCGGCGCGGTCCCGTTCGTCGTCGCGGGCGTCGGTACGATCGCGCACCCGGTGAACGCGATGTTCGAGGCGATGAGCGGGCTGACGACGACCGGCGCGACGGTCCTCCGAGACTTCTCGCTCCACTCGAAGTCCGTGCTGATGTGGCGGCAGGTGATCCAGTGGCTCGGGGGCCTCGGAATCCTCATCCTCGCGACCGCGGTGCTCTCCGAGATCGGCGTCGGTGGGGCCCAGCTCATGGAGTCGGAGTCGCAGACGCAGGACGTGAACAAGCTCACGCCGAAGATCTCGCAGACCGCACAGCTCATCTGGGGCATCTACTTCGGGCTCACGGGACTCGCGATCGCCGTCTACTTCCTGCTCGGGCTCGCCGTCGACCCGCAGATGGACCTGTACAACGCGATCGCCCACGCGTTCACGTCGGTGGCGACCGCGGGCTTCTCGCCGGAGCCGGACTCCGTCGGCGCGTTCCACCCGCTCATCCAGTGGGCGGTCGTCCCGTTCATGGTGATCGGCTCGACCAGCTTCGTGCTCATCTACTTCGCCATCAACGGCGAGCCGATGCGGCTGTTGAAAAACGAGGAGTTTCACTTCTATCTCGGCGCGATGGGAACGCTCGCGTCGATCGTCGCCGTCGGCCTGTTCCTCGATCCCGGCATCACGTTCGGCGCCGAGGGGACGATCCGCCACGCCGTGTTCAACGTCGCCTCCATCGTGACGACGACGGGGTACGCCAGCACCGACTACGTGCTGTGGGCGCCCGCCGCGAAGCACATGCTGTTCATGGGGATGTTCATCGGCGGGATGGTGGGGTCGACCACCTGCTCGATCAAGTCGCTCCGGTGGCTGGTCGCGCTGAAGTCGTTCCGCCGGAACCTCTACACCGCGATCCACCCCGAGGCGGTGCGACCGGTTCGGATCTCGGGGAAAACGGTGGACGAGGGGGCGATCCGCGACATCTACGCGTACCTCCTCCTCAGCATCGTGATCTTCTTTCTGCTCGCCATCGTCATCGTCGTTGACGCGGAGCGAGGGAACGCCCCCGTGACGGAGTTCGAGGCGCTCGGCGCCGCGGCGACGACCTTCCTCAACATCGGGCCGGCGTTCGGCGCGGCCGGTCCGTACGGGACGTTCGCGACGTTCCCGATGAGCACGCGGGCCGTGATGGTCGTCCTGATGTGGATCGGACGGATCGAGATCATCCCCGTGCTCGTCCTGTTCACGAAGGCGTTCTGGACGTCATGA
- the trkA gene encoding Trk system potassium transporter TrkA has protein sequence MHVVVIGAGEVGTSIAASLASDHEVVVVDVDPDRAEQLKYELDVLTIAGDGTTSEIQTAAEVGRADMVIACTDNDQTNLVACGAAKTLGDGFTIARVKSTDFLRTWEGSEGAFGVDFMVCTDLLTAENIVRVIGLPAAIDVDPFASGLVQMAEFEIAEESPVAGQTVSEADRFESLTFVGLFRDGEMTIPRGDTDIRVGDRAVVIGSPESVQAFATDVAPETTPDHADEIVVVGGSEIGYQTARLLEERDFKPRLIERDPDRARWLAENLPNTVVMEHDATDTEFLSREHVDEADIVVTALRSDEKNLLISVLAKRLGVERVIAVVDSPDYVTVFEEIGIDIAINPRTVTAEEITRFTYESVAENIAVLENDQAEVLELELTEGCGLTGRPISELVADSDARFVIGAITRDNELVTPRGDTVLRPGDHVILFVESDSVSAITSMA, from the coding sequence ATGCATGTGGTCGTCATCGGGGCCGGCGAGGTCGGGACGAGCATCGCCGCGAGCCTCGCGTCGGACCACGAGGTCGTCGTCGTGGACGTCGACCCCGACCGCGCGGAACAGCTCAAGTACGAACTCGACGTGCTCACTATCGCCGGCGACGGCACGACCTCCGAGATCCAGACGGCGGCGGAAGTCGGCCGCGCGGACATGGTCATCGCCTGCACCGACAACGACCAGACGAACCTCGTCGCCTGCGGCGCCGCGAAGACGCTGGGCGACGGGTTCACCATCGCCCGCGTGAAGAGCACGGACTTCCTCCGGACGTGGGAGGGCAGCGAAGGCGCCTTCGGCGTCGATTTTATGGTGTGTACGGACCTGTTGACCGCGGAGAACATCGTCCGCGTCATCGGGCTCCCGGCCGCGATCGACGTCGACCCGTTCGCGAGCGGGCTGGTCCAGATGGCCGAGTTCGAGATCGCCGAGGAGAGCCCCGTGGCCGGGCAGACCGTCTCCGAGGCCGACCGCTTCGAGTCGCTCACGTTCGTCGGGCTGTTCCGCGACGGAGAGATGACGATCCCGCGGGGCGACACCGACATCAGGGTCGGCGACCGCGCGGTGGTCATCGGGAGCCCCGAGAGCGTCCAGGCGTTCGCGACCGACGTGGCGCCGGAGACCACGCCCGATCACGCCGACGAGATCGTCGTGGTCGGCGGCAGCGAGATCGGGTATCAGACCGCCAGACTGCTGGAGGAGCGCGACTTCAAGCCGCGGCTGATCGAGCGGGACCCCGACCGCGCGCGGTGGCTCGCGGAGAACCTCCCGAACACCGTCGTCATGGAACACGACGCGACCGACACCGAGTTTCTCAGCCGCGAGCACGTCGACGAGGCGGACATCGTCGTCACCGCGCTGCGCTCGGACGAGAAGAACCTGCTCATCTCCGTGCTCGCCAAGCGGCTCGGCGTCGAGCGCGTGATCGCGGTCGTCGACAGCCCCGACTACGTCACCGTCTTCGAGGAGATCGGGATCGACATCGCGATCAATCCGCGGACCGTGACCGCCGAGGAGATCACGCGGTTCACCTACGAGAGCGTCGCGGAGAACATCGCCGTGCTGGAGAACGACCAGGCGGAGGTCCTCGAACTGGAGCTCACCGAGGGGTGCGGGCTCACCGGCCGACCGATCTCGGAGCTCGTCGCCGACAGCGACGCGCGGTTCGTCATCGGCGCGATCACTCGGGACAACGAGCTCGTCACGCCGCGGGGCGACACCGTTCTCCGGCCGGGCGACCACGTCATCCTGTTCGTGGAGTCCGACTCGGTGAGCGCGATCACCTCGATGGCGTGA
- a CDS encoding mechanosensitive ion channel family protein — protein MSAAADGAGVVAVAGTLEPFLGPLTGIVIDAAIFLAVVVATYVVYKAVIAPLVGRLFDRQGLDEHARRPLQKIVAFLVLFAGVTVAFGAAGYQGFLRSLATIAAAATLAIGFALQDVIKNFVAGVFIYTDKPFRIGDWIEWQGNSGVVEDISFRVTRVRTFDNELLTVPNAVLTGDVVKNPVAKKTLRLKFVFGIDYEDDVEKATDIIVEEAEKSDAILDDPAPSVRLTELADSYVGLQSRIWIDDPSRADFVKARADYVKAVKKRFDEEDISIPFPQRTVSGRNEWTDPSSFGGAA, from the coding sequence ATGAGCGCCGCCGCCGACGGAGCGGGAGTGGTCGCCGTCGCGGGGACGCTGGAGCCGTTCCTCGGCCCGCTGACCGGGATCGTCATCGACGCCGCGATCTTCCTCGCCGTCGTCGTCGCGACGTACGTTGTTTATAAGGCCGTCATCGCGCCGCTCGTCGGTCGGCTGTTCGACAGGCAGGGGCTCGACGAGCACGCGCGGCGCCCCCTCCAGAAGATCGTCGCGTTCCTCGTGCTGTTCGCGGGCGTCACCGTCGCGTTCGGCGCGGCGGGCTATCAGGGGTTCCTGCGTTCGCTGGCGACCATCGCCGCGGCGGCGACGCTCGCGATCGGCTTCGCGCTCCAAGACGTGATCAAGAACTTCGTCGCGGGCGTCTTCATTTACACCGACAAGCCGTTCCGCATCGGTGACTGGATCGAGTGGCAGGGGAACTCGGGGGTCGTGGAGGACATCTCCTTCCGAGTCACCCGCGTGCGCACGTTCGACAACGAGCTGCTCACGGTGCCGAACGCCGTGCTCACCGGCGACGTGGTGAAGAACCCGGTCGCGAAGAAGACGCTGCGCCTGAAGTTCGTCTTCGGGATCGACTACGAGGACGACGTCGAGAAGGCGACCGACATCATCGTCGAGGAGGCAGAGAAGAGCGACGCCATCCTCGACGACCCCGCGCCGTCGGTCCGGCTGACCGAACTGGCCGACTCATACGTTGGTCTGCAGTCGCGGATCTGGATCGACGACCCGTCGCGGGCCGACTTCGTGAAGGCACGCGCCGACTACGTGAAGGCGGTCAAGAAGCGCTTCGACGAGGAGGACATCTCGATCCCGTTCCCGCAGCGGACCGTCTCAGGGCGGAACGAGTGGACGGACCCCTCGTCGTTCGGCGGCGCGGCGTAG
- a CDS encoding YhbY family RNA-binding protein, whose translation MSDQQLRKEAHDLDVTVWVGKKGVDAVVDETADQLDDAKLVKVKFLRAARGGTTTDELAAELADAVGADLVETRGNTAVLH comes from the coding sequence ATGAGCGATCAACAGCTTCGCAAGGAAGCGCACGACCTCGACGTCACCGTCTGGGTCGGGAAGAAGGGGGTCGACGCCGTCGTCGACGAGACGGCCGACCAGCTCGACGACGCCAAGCTCGTGAAGGTGAAGTTCCTCCGGGCTGCCCGGGGCGGGACCACGACCGACGAGCTCGCCGCCGAGTTGGCCGACGCCGTCGGCGCCGACCTCGTGGAGACGCGCGGGAACACGGCGGTACTCCACTGA